Proteins encoded in a region of the Sulfurimonas marina genome:
- the gmhB gene encoding D-glycero-beta-D-manno-heptose 1,7-bisphosphate 7-phosphatase, with translation MHKALFLDRDGVINVEKNYLHKIEDVEFVEGIFDLCKYFQEKKYKIIVVTNQSGIARQYYNENDLEKLSLWMVEQFKEQGIEIVQIYYCPHHPDISGECDCRKPNPGMLLQAAEEHDIDLKNSIMIGDKERDIEAGFNAGLQTAYLFDESKKIKTSKATEIVSTLKEIIDVDSQ, from the coding sequence ATGCATAAGGCTTTATTTTTAGACCGTGACGGTGTAATAAATGTTGAAAAAAATTACCTTCATAAAATTGAAGATGTTGAATTCGTAGAAGGTATATTTGACCTTTGTAAATATTTTCAAGAAAAAAAATACAAAATTATAGTTGTTACTAATCAATCAGGTATAGCACGTCAATATTATAATGAAAATGACCTTGAAAAACTTTCTTTATGGATGGTAGAGCAGTTTAAAGAGCAGGGTATAGAAATTGTACAAATATATTATTGTCCTCATCATCCAGATATTTCAGGTGAATGTGATTGCCGAAAGCCAAATCCAGGGATGTTATTGCAAGCTGCTGAAGAACATGATATTGATTTGAAAAATTCTATTATGATAGGGGATAAAGAGAGAGATATCGAAGCTGGATTCAATGCAGGTTTGCAAACGGCTTATCTCTTTGATGAATCAAAAAAGATTAAAACTTCAAAAGCTACAGAAATTGTATCAACCTTAAAGGAGATCATTGATGTTGATTCTCAATAG
- a CDS encoding citrate/2-methylcitrate synthase yields the protein MAQLFTKDTQAIFWNNNKTAIQRMLDYDYTIKRETPSVAAIVAPTASGKFEKFFWGADEIMIPTYKTTAEAKAAQPQADVLLNFASFRTAYDVTMEALEIGGFKTIMITAEGIPERLARKMNQTARDAGVVVIGPATVGGIAPGAFKIANVGGTIENIVNSKLHRTGSCGLVTRSGGLFNELSNIIAINADGIAEGVAIGGDRFVGSVFIDNLLRMQDNPDVKYMILLGEVGGTEEYKVIEAVKSGKITKPIIAWCIGTIAKYYDSGVQFGHAGASANAERETAEAKNKAMAEAGIHVPATFNDLPAKIKEVYESLNIAPIPEPEMNVVPKVRRSKQFICTISDDRGEEATYAGFPISSVALPSTGKGIGDVISLLWFKKQYPKWATDFIETVIKTVADHGPAVSGAHNAKVTARAGKSVVESLVTGLLTIGPRFGGAIDGAAEHFKYADDNGLTPAEFLNHMKKQGIPIPGIGHRIKSLKNPDLRVKGLMDFAAENFPKTPLLDYARTVEALTTSKKENLILNVDGTIGILMVDMWRALGYPEEEINEFIASGTLNAFFIAGRTIGFIGHVLDEKRLAMPMYRHPMDDILYDVQKAEEI from the coding sequence ATGGCACAATTATTTACTAAAGATACACAAGCAATTTTTTGGAATAACAACAAAACTGCTATCCAAAGAATGTTAGACTATGACTATACAATTAAAAGAGAAACACCATCAGTAGCTGCTATCGTAGCTCCTACTGCTTCTGGAAAATTTGAGAAATTTTTCTGGGGTGCTGATGAGATTATGATCCCAACATATAAAACTACTGCAGAAGCAAAAGCTGCTCAGCCACAAGCTGATGTACTTTTAAACTTTGCATCATTTAGAACTGCTTACGATGTAACTATGGAAGCTTTAGAAATTGGTGGTTTTAAAACTATCATGATCACTGCTGAAGGTATTCCTGAAAGATTAGCACGTAAAATGAACCAGACAGCTCGTGATGCTGGTGTTGTTGTTATCGGACCTGCTACAGTTGGTGGTATCGCTCCAGGTGCATTCAAAATCGCTAACGTTGGTGGTACAATTGAGAATATCGTAAACTCAAAATTACACAGAACAGGTTCTTGTGGTCTTGTAACTCGTTCAGGTGGTTTATTTAACGAACTTTCTAACATTATCGCTATCAATGCTGATGGTATTGCAGAAGGTGTTGCAATTGGTGGTGACCGTTTCGTAGGTTCTGTATTTATTGACAATCTTCTTCGTATGCAAGACAACCCAGATGTAAAATATATGATTTTACTAGGTGAAGTTGGTGGTACTGAAGAGTACAAAGTAATCGAAGCAGTTAAATCTGGAAAAATTACTAAACCAATCATCGCATGGTGTATCGGTACAATCGCTAAGTACTATGATTCTGGTGTTCAATTCGGTCACGCTGGTGCATCTGCAAATGCAGAAAGAGAAACTGCTGAAGCTAAAAACAAAGCTATGGCAGAAGCTGGTATTCACGTACCTGCAACATTCAATGACTTACCTGCAAAAATCAAAGAGGTATACGAGTCATTAAATATTGCTCCAATTCCAGAACCAGAAATGAATGTTGTACCAAAAGTTAGACGTTCTAAACAATTTATCTGTACTATCTCTGATGATAGAGGTGAAGAAGCTACTTACGCTGGTTTCCCAATTTCATCTGTTGCTTTACCAAGTACAGGTAAAGGTATTGGTGATGTTATCTCATTACTTTGGTTCAAAAAACAATATCCAAAATGGGCTACAGATTTCATTGAAACTGTAATCAAAACTGTTGCTGACCATGGTCCAGCAGTATCTGGTGCTCACAATGCTAAAGTAACTGCACGTGCTGGTAAATCAGTTGTTGAATCTTTAGTAACTGGTCTTTTAACAATCGGTCCAAGATTCGGTGGTGCAATTGATGGTGCTGCAGAGCATTTCAAATATGCAGATGACAATGGTTTAACTCCAGCTGAATTCTTAAACCATATGAAAAAACAAGGGATTCCAATTCCAGGTATCGGTCACCGTATTAAATCTCTTAAAAACCCAGACCTTCGTGTTAAAGGTTTAATGGATTTTGCAGCGGAAAACTTCCCTAAAACTCCATTACTTGACTATGCTAGAACTGTTGAAGCTCTAACTACAAGTAAAAAAGAGAACTTAATTCTTAACGTTGACGGTACTATCGGTATCCTTATGGTAGATATGTGGAGAGCATTAGGTTACCCTGAAGAAGAAATCAATGAATTTATCGCTTCTGGTACACTTAACGCATTCTTCATTGCTGGTCGTACAATCGGTTTCATCGGTCACGTACTTGATGAAAAACGTCTTGCAATGCCAATGTATCGTCACCCAATGGACGATATCCTTTACGACGTTCAAAAAGCAGAAGAGATTTAA
- a CDS encoding pilus assembly FimT family protein: MKKAFTVMELMFIIIVIGILAAVVMPRMERDVVREAAIQLVSHIRYTQHLALVDDRYNKDDADWYRSRWQIIFENNADSGGEESYTIFSDNPDYSGHAGANEIATNPQDKSKKLTGGTNGVSYDNAAATRSMNLGIKYGIVDVNLTDSCKFSSSKRIAFDHLGRPLKGDLSNATTYMSPYPNSNRIITSNCDITLSDGTESVTIRITPETGYTYILN, encoded by the coding sequence ATGAAAAAAGCTTTTACTGTAATGGAACTTATGTTTATTATTATTGTTATTGGTATATTAGCTGCTGTAGTTATGCCAAGGATGGAGCGGGATGTAGTTAGAGAAGCTGCTATTCAATTAGTATCTCATATCCGTTATACACAACATCTTGCATTAGTTGATGATAGATATAATAAAGATGATGCAGATTGGTATAGAAGCAGATGGCAGATTATATTTGAAAATAACGCTGATTCGGGTGGAGAAGAGAGTTATACTATATTTTCTGATAATCCTGATTATAGTGGACATGCTGGTGCTAATGAGATTGCTACAAACCCACAAGATAAATCTAAAAAATTAACAGGTGGGACAAATGGCGTTTCATATGATAATGCTGCAGCAACAAGAAGCATGAACTTAGGTATTAAATATGGAATAGTAGATGTAAACTTGACTGATTCATGTAAATTTTCTAGTAGTAAAAGAATAGCATTTGATCATTTAGGTAGACCATTAAAAGGAGATCTGTCAAATGCAACTACTTATATGTCTCCTTATCCAAATAGTAATAGAATAATAACTTCAAATTGCGATATAACATTAAGTGATGGAACTGAAAGTGTAACAATTAGAATTACTCCTGAAACAGGATATACATATATATTAAATTAA
- a CDS encoding heavy metal translocating P-type ATPase: MSDKIACDHCHLEFSKDVMIEDDGHYFCCNGCQGVYHLLTDEGLDSFYDKAKNVKLAPPTLQYEDSSNFDAPAFYDKFVKINSDGFSEVSLIIEGIHCSACVWLNEKALHKMDGVVEANINFTNNKAHIVWADDIVKLSEIIDMIRAIGYNAFPYDASLQEAHANKVRKDYYLRMAVAIFAAMNVMWIAVAQYAGYFTGISQEMKTILNIAEGTLATPVLFYSGWVFFRGAYYGLRNKVVNMDLLVATGALLTYVYSVYITVMERGEAYFDSVSMIITFVLIGKFLEVLSKKSAADTLDVIGKHLPSEVKVLQNGKIESIKLEDISVGDIVVVSSGERVLIDGEILKGEGSFDESNLTGESEPIYKKVDDKVISGTISIDADVQYKATKDFEHSTLSNLVTLLESAINKKPKIEQLANKLSEHFSTTILALSFLTFLVWWLWPHDFETALMVGISVIIIACPCALGLATPVATLVGLSLGAKKGILFKEAAQLETMAKADVLVVDKTGTLTHGKPEVVKENIFQKFDSTLLYSLVKTSKHPVAQGVKKFVQTDNEILFDEYMQIPAKGIVARVNGSLMLGGNYKLMQDNGIESDFESDKTLFYFAIDKNIVAVYELEDKIKDGAKELIDTLNVKGIATVMLTGDHQKSALYVSEQVGISQVHFELTPEEKLAFIDKLHKDEKVVVMVGDGVNDVLALAKADIGIVMGSGSDIAIDVGDVVLLNDSLMSLLDSFKIAKTTFRLIKQNFAISLVYNGITIPLAMAGLIIPLVAAISMSVSSLLVVGNSMRIKMKWNK; the protein is encoded by the coding sequence TTGTCAGATAAAATAGCATGTGATCATTGTCATTTAGAGTTTAGTAAAGATGTAATGATCGAAGATGATGGACACTATTTTTGTTGTAACGGCTGTCAGGGAGTATATCATCTTTTAACGGATGAAGGACTTGATAGTTTCTATGATAAAGCTAAAAATGTAAAACTTGCTCCTCCTACATTACAATATGAAGACTCTTCTAATTTTGATGCTCCTGCATTTTATGATAAGTTTGTAAAAATTAATAGTGATGGATTCTCTGAAGTATCATTGATAATTGAGGGTATTCATTGTTCTGCTTGTGTATGGCTTAATGAGAAAGCACTCCACAAAATGGATGGAGTTGTTGAGGCAAATATAAACTTTACAAATAACAAAGCACACATTGTATGGGCTGATGATATTGTAAAACTTTCCGAGATTATCGATATGATTCGTGCAATCGGTTATAACGCATTTCCTTATGATGCATCGCTCCAAGAAGCACATGCAAACAAAGTGAGAAAAGATTACTATCTTCGGATGGCAGTGGCTATTTTTGCTGCTATGAATGTAATGTGGATTGCAGTTGCTCAGTATGCCGGATATTTTACAGGTATATCTCAAGAGATGAAAACAATTTTAAATATTGCTGAGGGTACCCTTGCAACGCCTGTACTTTTTTATAGTGGATGGGTATTCTTTCGAGGTGCATATTATGGACTTCGCAATAAAGTTGTCAATATGGATTTACTTGTTGCGACAGGTGCCCTATTAACGTATGTATATTCTGTATATATTACCGTAATGGAGCGTGGAGAGGCTTATTTTGACTCTGTAAGTATGATCATCACTTTTGTCCTGATCGGAAAATTTTTAGAAGTTCTCAGTAAAAAAAGTGCAGCAGATACTTTAGATGTGATTGGAAAACATTTACCAAGTGAAGTAAAAGTACTTCAAAACGGAAAAATAGAATCTATTAAGCTAGAAGATATATCGGTTGGGGATATTGTTGTTGTAAGTTCTGGTGAGAGAGTATTGATCGATGGAGAGATACTTAAAGGGGAAGGTTCTTTTGATGAATCAAACTTAACGGGTGAAAGTGAACCTATTTACAAGAAAGTTGATGATAAGGTGATTAGTGGGACTATAAGTATAGATGCTGATGTTCAGTATAAAGCTACAAAAGATTTTGAGCACTCCACACTTTCAAATTTGGTTACTTTACTAGAGAGTGCAATCAATAAAAAACCAAAAATAGAACAATTGGCTAATAAACTCTCAGAACATTTTTCTACGACAATTTTAGCTTTATCATTTCTAACTTTCTTGGTTTGGTGGTTATGGCCACATGATTTTGAAACAGCTTTAATGGTAGGTATATCTGTTATTATTATTGCGTGTCCTTGTGCATTAGGACTTGCAACTCCTGTTGCAACATTAGTGGGTCTGAGTCTTGGTGCGAAAAAAGGGATACTCTTTAAAGAAGCTGCACAGTTGGAAACTATGGCAAAAGCAGATGTACTTGTAGTTGATAAAACAGGGACATTGACACACGGAAAACCTGAAGTTGTAAAAGAAAATATTTTTCAAAAGTTTGATAGTACACTACTGTACTCTTTAGTAAAAACCTCTAAACATCCAGTCGCACAAGGTGTAAAGAAGTTTGTGCAAACAGATAATGAAATATTGTTTGATGAATATATGCAGATTCCTGCAAAAGGTATAGTCGCAAGAGTTAACGGTTCACTCATGCTAGGTGGTAATTATAAACTTATGCAGGACAATGGAATAGAGAGTGATTTTGAAAGTGATAAGACACTTTTTTATTTTGCTATTGATAAAAATATTGTAGCAGTTTATGAGCTTGAAGATAAAATAAAAGATGGTGCTAAAGAGTTAATAGATACATTAAATGTTAAAGGGATAGCAACTGTTATGCTTACGGGTGACCATCAAAAGTCTGCTCTTTATGTAAGTGAGCAAGTTGGAATATCTCAAGTCCATTTTGAACTTACACCTGAAGAAAAGTTAGCTTTTATAGATAAGCTGCATAAGGATGAAAAAGTTGTAGTGATGGTTGGTGATGGTGTAAATGACGTTCTAGCTCTTGCTAAAGCAGATATAGGGATTGTTATGGGAAGCGGAAGTGATATAGCAATAGATGTAGGTGATGTAGTATTATTAAATGACTCACTTATGTCTCTACTTGACTCATTTAAGATAGCAAAGACAACATTTAGATTAATCAAACAAAACTTTGCTATCTCTTTAGTATATAATGGTATTACTATTCCTCTTGCAATGGCAGGTTTAATTATTCCTTTGGTAGCTGCAATTTCAATGAGTGTCAGTTCATTACTTGTTGTAGGAAACTCTATGAGAATAAAGATGAAATGGAACAAGTAA
- the rfaD gene encoding ADP-glyceromanno-heptose 6-epimerase has protein sequence MRYIEDDLKDKTILITGGAGFIGSNLAFYFQNNHPEAKVVVLDCFRSGETFSNGNLKSFGHFKNLIGFSGEVISGDINDKDLLLTLEADYKFDYIFHEAAISDTTVLEQDLMVKTNVNAFKDLLDLAVAHKANMIYASSAATYGGSDTFKVGHEAPNNVYGFSKVMMDNIAYDYMKTADISIVGLRYFNVYGAREYFKNTTASMVLQFGHQLLSGKNPRLFEGSDKILRDFIYIEDIIQANIKAMAPKKSGVYNVGTGKARSFQDIVDILQRELGTTATCEYIPNPFVGSYQFFTQADIEDTKEFLGYVPGYEMEEGIKAYVAEIKRIYETEVKK, from the coding sequence ATGAGATACATTGAAGATGATTTAAAAGATAAAACTATACTTATTACAGGTGGTGCAGGATTTATTGGAAGCAACTTGGCTTTTTACTTTCAAAACAACCATCCAGAGGCAAAAGTTGTAGTTCTGGATTGTTTTAGAAGCGGTGAGACTTTTAGTAATGGTAATTTAAAATCTTTTGGACATTTTAAGAACTTAATTGGTTTTAGTGGTGAAGTGATTAGCGGCGATATTAATGATAAAGATCTTCTTCTTACTTTAGAAGCTGATTACAAATTTGATTATATTTTTCATGAAGCTGCAATCTCTGATACAACTGTATTAGAGCAAGATCTAATGGTCAAAACAAATGTGAACGCATTTAAAGATTTATTAGATCTTGCAGTTGCTCACAAGGCAAATATGATTTATGCATCTTCTGCTGCAACTTACGGCGGTAGCGATACTTTTAAAGTTGGGCATGAAGCACCAAACAATGTGTATGGATTCTCAAAAGTGATGATGGATAATATCGCATATGATTATATGAAAACTGCTGATATTTCTATTGTTGGGCTCAGATATTTCAATGTTTACGGAGCAAGAGAGTATTTTAAAAATACAACAGCTTCGATGGTTTTACAGTTTGGTCACCAACTTTTGAGCGGAAAAAATCCTCGTTTATTTGAGGGAAGCGATAAAATTTTAAGAGATTTTATTTATATCGAAGATATTATTCAGGCAAACATTAAAGCAATGGCACCGAAGAAAAGCGGTGTTTATAATGTAGGAACGGGTAAAGCAAGGTCTTTCCAAGATATTGTAGATATTTTACAACGTGAATTAGGGACTACTGCTACTTGTGAGTATATTCCAAACCCATTTGTGGGGTCATACCAATTTTTTACACAGGCAGACATAGAAGATACGAAAGAGTTTTTAGGGTATGTTCCAGGATATGAGATGGAAGAGGGTATCAAAGCGTATGTTGCAGAGATAAAACGTATTTATGAAACAGAAGTGAAAAAATAG
- a CDS encoding ATP citrate lyase citrate-binding domain-containing protein, with translation MAQKAIREYDAKSILAKHWNKYFPDFTYAYETVMVQNGTELNDAAKEKAWLNEKPLVAKPDMLFGKRGKNGLVLFRDQKPGDVSLAKAASWIDEKSGDKQSVYFSFDGDTPTGDPKVDFLTHFVVEPFTPHDQSEEYYISATCVGDDDVLYMSAEGGMEVEEGWDEKVTEVAFPITATEEEIAEKIAANVPADVKAEDKENFAKFAIGFFKAYRELNFAYLEINPFVMQGNKIELLDMVAKLDDTAGFMMVEAWGDVEYPTAFGMEEKSPEVLAVEEADAKTGASLKLTLLKPEARIWTMVAGGGASVVYADTIADMAGIDDLANYGEYSGGPTTGETKFYAETLLDLMTREKDAQGRDKILIIGGAIANFTDVAKTFTGIIQAFENYADKMKEVGIKIYVRRGGPNYEKGLKDIKEAADRLGLWIDVYGPETHVTDIVRMAVEA, from the coding sequence ATGGCTCAAAAAGCGATACGAGAATATGACGCGAAGTCGATTTTAGCAAAACATTGGAATAAGTACTTTCCAGACTTTACTTATGCATATGAAACAGTTATGGTTCAAAACGGTACTGAACTTAACGATGCTGCAAAAGAAAAAGCTTGGTTAAATGAGAAACCACTAGTTGCAAAACCAGATATGTTATTTGGTAAACGTGGTAAAAATGGTTTAGTTTTATTTAGAGACCAAAAACCAGGTGATGTATCTTTAGCAAAAGCTGCTTCATGGATAGATGAAAAATCTGGTGATAAACAAAGTGTATATTTCTCATTTGATGGTGATACTCCAACTGGTGATCCAAAAGTAGATTTTTTAACTCACTTTGTTGTTGAGCCATTTACTCCACATGATCAATCTGAAGAGTACTACATCTCTGCAACATGTGTTGGTGACGATGATGTACTTTATATGTCAGCTGAAGGTGGTATGGAAGTTGAAGAAGGTTGGGATGAAAAAGTTACTGAAGTAGCATTCCCTATTACTGCAACTGAAGAAGAGATAGCTGAAAAAATTGCTGCAAACGTTCCTGCAGATGTAAAAGCTGAAGATAAAGAAAACTTTGCAAAATTTGCAATTGGTTTTTTCAAAGCGTACCGTGAATTAAACTTTGCATACCTTGAGATTAACCCGTTTGTAATGCAAGGAAATAAAATCGAGTTATTAGACATGGTTGCTAAACTTGATGATACAGCTGGATTTATGATGGTTGAAGCTTGGGGTGATGTTGAATACCCAACTGCATTCGGTATGGAAGAAAAATCTCCAGAAGTATTAGCTGTTGAAGAAGCTGATGCAAAAACTGGTGCATCTTTAAAACTTACATTACTTAAACCTGAAGCTAGAATCTGGACTATGGTTGCCGGTGGTGGTGCATCTGTTGTTTATGCAGATACAATTGCTGATATGGCAGGTATTGATGACCTTGCAAACTATGGTGAGTATTCTGGTGGTCCAACTACTGGTGAAACAAAATTCTATGCTGAGACTTTACTTGACCTTATGACAAGAGAAAAGGATGCTCAAGGTAGAGATAAAATTTTAATCATTGGTGGAGCTATCGCTAACTTTACTGACGTTGCAAAAACTTTCACAGGTATTATCCAAGCGTTTGAAAACTACGCAGATAAAATGAAAGAGGTTGGTATTAAAATCTACGTAAGACGTGGTGGACCAAACTATGAAAAAGGTCTTAAAGATATTAAAGAGGCTGCGGACAGATTAGGTCTATGGATCGATGTATATGGACCGGAAACTCACGTAACTGATATCGTAAGAATGGCAGTAGAGGCATAA
- a CDS encoding c-type cytochrome, with the protein MKKLLVASIAAAAVSTMAMAAPVNGKACAACHGANWEKHAMGKSKVVADMTHAEIADALKGYKAGTYGGPMKGVMKGQVAKYSDAELDAFSQTIGK; encoded by the coding sequence ATGAAAAAACTACTAGTTGCTTCAATCGCTGCTGCTGCAGTATCAACTATGGCTATGGCTGCACCAGTAAACGGTAAAGCTTGTGCAGCATGTCACGGTGCTAACTGGGAAAAACACGCAATGGGTAAATCTAAAGTTGTTGCAGATATGACTCATGCAGAAATTGCTGATGCTCTTAAAGGTTACAAAGCTGGTACTTACGGTGGACCAATGAAAGGTGTTATGAAAGGTCAAGTAGCTAAATACTCTGACGCTGAATTAGACGCTTTTTCACAAACTATCGGTAAATAA
- a CDS encoding D-sedoheptulose-7-phosphate isomerase, with the protein MKEYIKDQIKKSYETKQAIYENDELISKIEELAKKCVELYQTNKKTILAGNGGSAADAQHIAAELVGRYGFDRASIPSLALTTDTSNLTAIGNDYGYDYIFSRQLEGMGHEGDIFIGISTSGNSVNLLKAFESAKKKGIFTVALTGKDGGQMAKDADMAIIVPSNSTPRIQESHILIGHILCDIIEQEIFGDGIKTTVDA; encoded by the coding sequence ATGAAAGAATATATAAAAGATCAAATAAAAAAATCTTACGAAACAAAACAAGCTATTTACGAAAATGATGAATTAATCTCTAAAATTGAAGAATTAGCTAAAAAATGCGTTGAACTATATCAAACAAATAAAAAAACTATTCTGGCAGGGAATGGTGGTAGTGCTGCTGATGCACAACATATCGCAGCTGAATTAGTTGGTAGATACGGTTTTGATAGAGCTTCTATTCCATCTTTGGCATTAACTACAGATACTTCAAATTTGACAGCTATTGGAAATGATTATGGATATGATTATATTTTTTCTCGTCAGTTAGAAGGTATGGGACATGAAGGTGATATATTTATAGGTATTTCTACGTCTGGAAATTCTGTTAACTTACTAAAGGCTTTTGAGTCGGCTAAGAAAAAAGGGATTTTTACTGTAGCGCTTACTGGTAAAGATGGAGGTCAAATGGCTAAAGATGCAGATATGGCTATTATTGTACCATCAAACTCTACACCACGTATTCAAGAATCTCATATATTAATTGGTCATATTCTTTGCGATATTATTGAACAAGAGATCTTTGGAGACGGTATTAAGACAACTGTAGATGCATAA
- the ccoS gene encoding cbb3-type cytochrome oxidase assembly protein CcoS → MDNWVVAMMLGASLLLGGVALIAFLWGLKNGQFDDEEKFLNAVKFDNEEDLNDAINQEKKKEELRKKVYKPE, encoded by the coding sequence ATGGATAATTGGGTTGTAGCAATGATGTTAGGGGCTTCATTACTATTAGGTGGTGTAGCTCTTATCGCTTTTTTATGGGGATTGAAAAATGGTCAATTTGATGATGAAGAAAAATTTTTAAATGCTGTTAAGTTTGATAATGAAGAGGATTTAAATGATGCTATTAATCAGGAAAAAAAGAAAGAAGAGTTAAGAAAAAAAGTATATAAACCAGAGTAG
- a CDS encoding aminodeoxychorismate/anthranilate synthase component II: MILMIDNYDSFTYNIVQYCRELGADLKIIRNDEMSVEEIEALNPEKIIVSPGPASPDEAGVTLEVIEHFKDKLPILGICLGHQSIAQVFGGDVVRAKNMMHGKTSTMKQHISCEIFKDLPEEFIATRYHSLIVDKNTLPDVIEPTAYSTDDEEIMALKIKDRDIYGVQFHPESIMSQYGHEIIGNFLKL; the protein is encoded by the coding sequence ATGATTTTAATGATCGATAATTATGATAGTTTTACTTACAATATTGTGCAGTACTGTCGTGAGCTTGGAGCAGATTTAAAAATTATCCGTAATGACGAGATGAGTGTAGAAGAGATTGAAGCACTTAATCCGGAAAAAATTATAGTATCACCTGGACCTGCTTCACCTGATGAGGCTGGTGTAACGTTAGAGGTGATCGAGCATTTTAAAGATAAACTGCCAATTCTAGGTATATGTTTAGGGCATCAAAGTATTGCGCAAGTTTTTGGTGGGGATGTAGTACGTGCAAAAAATATGATGCATGGTAAAACTTCTACAATGAAACAACATATCTCTTGTGAAATTTTTAAAGATCTTCCTGAAGAGTTTATAGCTACACGTTATCACTCTTTGATTGTAGATAAAAACACTTTACCTGATGTGATCGAACCGACAGCATACTCAACTGACGATGAAGAGATTATGGCGTTAAAGATTAAAGATAGAGACATCTACGGAGTACAGTTTCATCCGGAATCTATAATGAGCCAATATGGTCATGAGATTATAGGAAACTTTTTAAAACTATGA
- a CDS encoding asparaginase domain-containing protein: MLILNSGGTFNKRYNDISGELEVPYDNLAIDEILAASKVSYLMAGVVYKDSLDMDLEDRKRIAQIISQSDEAEFVIVHGTDTMDVTAEFLDQIFDDRVIVLTGAMKPFSIEKAEASFNLGMSIGFAEHQENAGVYICMNGKVAPWNKIKKNRELGKFEIVR; the protein is encoded by the coding sequence ATGTTGATTCTCAATAGTGGAGGAACTTTTAATAAGCGTTATAATGATATTAGCGGGGAATTAGAAGTTCCATATGACAATTTAGCTATTGACGAGATATTAGCAGCTTCAAAAGTTAGTTATTTGATGGCTGGTGTTGTTTATAAAGATAGTTTAGATATGGATCTAGAAGATCGTAAAAGAATTGCGCAGATCATATCTCAAAGTGATGAAGCTGAGTTTGTTATAGTACACGGTACTGATACTATGGATGTCACTGCAGAGTTTTTAGACCAAATATTTGATGATAGAGTAATAGTACTAACGGGTGCCATGAAGCCTTTTAGCATTGAAAAAGCAGAAGCAAGTTTTAATCTTGGTATGTCTATAGGATTTGCAGAACATCAAGAGAATGCAGGTGTGTATATTTGTATGAACGGCAAAGTTGCCCCTTGGAATAAAATAAAGAAAAATAGAGAATTAGGGAAGTTTGAAATTGTCAGATAA